The genomic region TACCTGGCGGCCGGCCATGCGCTGCTCGACCTCTGGGGCAACGACGGGCTGTGGCTGTCGCTCTACGTCTTCCTGCTCGCCCGGGCGGCCTTTCTGCTGCTCTGGCTGCCGCGCATCGCCGCGTCCTTCGAGACGGGCGTTTCGAGACGGCGCTAGCGCGCCTCCTCAACGCCCTCCTCAGGATGAAGCCGAACGTGTCGAGCCAAAAAACCTCTTCATCCTGAAGAGGGGCTGAGGAGCGGTGCGAAGCACCGCGTCGCGAAGCCCCATCTCGAAGGACGGAAATCCATCTTGAAATTGCCTTGTTTGCGCGCATCTATAGCGGCGGCACGGCGAACGGGTGCGAATCCTGCGCCCGGTTCGGAGCCTCTTGCGTTCCGTCCGTCGCCGCCCGGCCGGTTTGTTCAAGCCGTTCAGCCGGGTTTTTTGCACCTATCGCTGCACCTGCCCACTACACGTGTCAGGCGTTGGACCGAATGATCGAAGTTCAGTCGCTTACCAAGCATTTCGGCCCGATCCGGGCGGTCGACGACGTTTCCTTTTCGGTCGAGCGGGGCGAGGTGCTCGGCTTTCTCGGCCCGAACGGCGCCGGCAAGTCGACGACCATGAAAATGATCACCGGCTTCATCACCCCGACGGCCGGCACCGCCGCCGTGTGCGGCCACGACATCCGCACCGCGCCGATCGCCGCCAAGTCCCGCATCGGCTACCTGCCGGAAGGCGCGCCGCTCTACGCCGACATGACGGCGCGGAGCTTCCTGAACTTCATCGGCGCCAGCCGCGGCCTGGGCGGCGCCGAACGCGCCGGGGCGGTCGACCGGGTCGTCGAGATCGCGCAGCTCGATACGGTGCTCGACCAGCCGATCGAGACCCTGTCGAAGGGCTTCACCCGGCGGGTCGGCCTGGCCCAGGCGCTGCTGCACGATCCGGACGTGCTGATCCTGGACGAGCCGACCGACGGCCTGGACCCGAACCAGAAGCACCATGTGCGCCAGGTCATCA from Rhodospirillaceae bacterium harbors:
- a CDS encoding ATP-binding cassette domain-containing protein, producing the protein MIEVQSLTKHFGPIRAVDDVSFSVERGEVLGFLGPNGAGKSTTMKMITGFITPTAGTAAVCGHDIRTAPIAAKSRIGYLPEGAPLYADMTARSFLNFIGASRGLGGAERAGAVDRVVEIAQLDTVLDQPIETLSKGFTRRVGLAQALLHDPDVLILDEPTDGLDPNQKHHVRQVINDMAPDKAIVISTHILEEVHAVCSRAMIIAQGRLLADSTPAELEARAQHHNTVTLRTLAMPSAEERAALGQLDGVLTVEEGGSAGEPVFRVIPREGASVLPAVTAFVAEKGWKVDELRLEQGRLDDVFRELTAPGAAGDGAAGSGAEAAQ